From one Simplicispira suum genomic stretch:
- the groL gene encoding chaperonin GroEL (60 kDa chaperone family; promotes refolding of misfolded polypeptides especially under stressful conditions; forms two stacked rings of heptamers to form a barrel-shaped 14mer; ends can be capped by GroES; misfolded proteins enter the barrel where they are refolded when GroES binds): protein MAAKDVVFGGEARARMVEGVNILANAVKTTLGPKGRNVVLERSYGAPTVTKDGVSVAKEIELKDKLQNMGAQMVKEVASKTSDIAGDGTTTATVLAQAIVHEGMKYVAAGMNPMDLKRGIDKAVTALVAELKKASKATTTSKEIAQVGSISANSDETIGKIIADAMDKVGKEGVITVEDGKSLESELEVVEGMQFDRGYLSPYFINNPEKQSAILENPFVLLYDKKISNIRDLLPTLEAVAKSGRPLLIISEDVEGEALATLVVNTIRGILKVVAVKAPGFGDRRKAMLEDIAILTGGKVIAEEVGLTLEKVTLADLGSAKRVEVGKENTIIIDGEGQAADIEARVKQVRVQIEEATSDYDREKLQERVAKLAGGVALIKVGAATEVEMKEKKARVEDALHATRAAVEEGIVAGGGVALLRAKQAAGEIKGDNPDQEAGIKLVLKAIESPLREIVANAGGEPSVVVAAILAGKGNYGFNAANDTYGDMIEMGILDPTKVTRTALQNAASVSSLMLTTECMVAEAPKEEGGAGGGMPDMGGMGGMGGMGM from the coding sequence ATGGCAGCAAAAGACGTAGTTTTCGGCGGCGAAGCCCGCGCACGCATGGTCGAGGGTGTGAACATCCTGGCCAACGCAGTCAAGACCACCCTGGGCCCCAAGGGTCGCAACGTGGTGCTCGAGCGTTCGTACGGCGCCCCCACCGTGACCAAGGACGGTGTGTCCGTGGCCAAGGAAATCGAACTCAAGGACAAGCTGCAAAACATGGGCGCGCAGATGGTCAAGGAAGTTGCTTCCAAGACCTCTGACATCGCTGGCGACGGCACCACCACCGCCACCGTGCTGGCCCAGGCCATCGTGCACGAAGGCATGAAGTACGTGGCCGCCGGCATGAACCCCATGGATCTGAAGCGCGGCATCGACAAGGCTGTGACGGCCCTGGTTGCCGAGCTGAAAAAAGCGTCCAAGGCCACCACGACCTCCAAGGAAATCGCCCAGGTCGGCTCGATTTCGGCCAACTCGGACGAAACCATTGGCAAGATCATTGCTGATGCGATGGACAAGGTCGGCAAGGAAGGCGTCATCACCGTCGAAGACGGCAAGTCGCTGGAATCCGAACTCGAAGTCGTCGAAGGCATGCAGTTTGACCGCGGCTACCTCTCGCCCTACTTCATCAACAACCCAGAGAAGCAATCCGCGATTCTGGAAAACCCCTTCGTGCTGCTGTACGACAAGAAGATCAGCAACATCCGCGACCTGCTGCCCACGCTCGAAGCCGTGGCCAAGTCGGGCCGTCCGCTGCTCATCATCTCGGAAGACGTCGAAGGCGAAGCCCTGGCAACGCTGGTGGTCAACACCATCCGCGGCATCCTGAAGGTTGTGGCTGTCAAGGCCCCAGGCTTTGGCGACCGCCGCAAGGCCATGCTGGAAGACATCGCCATCCTGACGGGCGGCAAGGTCATCGCTGAAGAAGTCGGCCTGACGCTGGAGAAGGTCACGCTGGCCGACCTCGGCTCGGCCAAGCGCGTCGAAGTGGGCAAGGAAAACACCATCATCATCGACGGCGAAGGCCAGGCTGCCGACATCGAAGCGCGCGTCAAGCAAGTGCGCGTGCAAATCGAAGAAGCCACCAGCGACTACGACCGCGAGAAGCTGCAAGAGCGCGTGGCCAAGCTGGCCGGCGGTGTCGCCTTGATCAAGGTGGGCGCTGCCACCGAAGTCGAAATGAAGGAAAAGAAGGCCCGCGTCGAAGACGCCCTGCACGCGACCCGCGCTGCGGTGGAAGAAGGCATCGTGGCTGGTGGTGGCGTGGCTCTGCTGCGCGCCAAGCAGGCTGCTGGCGAGATCAAGGGCGACAACCCGGATCAGGAAGCCGGCATCAAGCTGGTGCTCAAGGCCATTGAGTCGCCGCTGCGCGAAATCGTCGCCAACGCCGGTGGCGAGCCATCGGTGGTGGTCGCGGCCATCCTGGCTGGCAAGGGCAACTATGGCTTCAACGCTGCCAACGACACCTACGGCGACATGATCGAGATGGGCATTCTGGACCCAACGAAAGTGACGCGCACTGCACTGCAGAACGCAGCTTCCGTGTCGTCCTTGATGCTCACCACCGAGTGCATGGTGGCCGAGGCGCCGAAGGAAGAAGGCGGCGCTGGCGGCGGCATGCCCGACATGGGTGGCATGGGCGGCATGGGCGGCATGGGCATGTAA